From Apium graveolens cultivar Ventura chromosome 9, ASM990537v1, whole genome shotgun sequence, the proteins below share one genomic window:
- the LOC141684426 gene encoding importin subunit alpha-like: MSLRPNARTEVRRSKYKVAVDADEGRRRREDNMVEIRKNKREENLLKKRREGLQAQQFTASPAQLEPKLETLPAMVTGVWSDDANSRLEATTQFRKLLSIERNPPIQEVILSGVVPRFIQFLAGDEFPQLQFEAAWALTNIASGTSEHTKVVIDYGAISIFVRLLASSSDDVREQAVWALGNVAGDSPKCRDLVLSNGALIPLLAQFNENAKLSMLRNATWTLSNFCRGKPQPHFEQTKPALPALARLIHSNDEEVLTDACWALSYLSDGTNDKIQAVIDAGVCPRLVELLLHPSPSVLIPALRTVGNIVTGDDMQTQVIIQYQALLCLLNLLTNNHKKSIKKEACWTISNITAGNKEQIQAVIESGITAPLIQLLENAEFEIKKEAAWAVSNATSGGTDEQIKFLVSQGCIKPLCDLLVCPDARIITVCLEGLENILKVGEAEKNFGITGEVNIYAHLIDEADGLDKIENLQSHDNTEIYEKSVKILETYWLDEDEDEDEDDEQLAMGEDPQGGLDFAGNAPAVPSGGFSFS; the protein is encoded by the exons ATGTCGTTGAGACCTAATGCGAGAACCGAGGTTCGCCGGAGCAAGTACAAAGTCGCCGTCGACGCTGACGAAGGTCGGCGCCGGCGAGAAGATAATATGGTGGAGATCAGGAAAAATAAACGCGAAGAGAACTTGCTTAAGAAGCGACGTGAAGGCCTTCAAGCACAGCAATTTACTGCTTCTCCTGCTCAACTTGAACCGAAG TTGGAAACTCTTCCTGCGATGGTAACTGGTGTTTGGTCAGATGATGCGAATTCGCGACTTGAAGCTACTACGCAATTCCGGAAACTACTTTCAATAG AACGCAATCCTCCAATCCAGGAGGTTATTCTATCTGGTGTTGTTCCCCGTTTTATTCAGTTTCTAGCCGGAGATGAATTCCCACAACTACAG TTTGAGGCTGCCTGGGCTCTCACGAATATTGCATCCGGCACATCCGAACATACTAAAGTCGTGATTGATTATGGTGCTATTTCCATTTTTGTTCGACTGCTTGCTTCATCAAGTGACGATGTCCGGGAGCAG GCTGTCTGGGCACTCGGAAATGTGGCTGGTGACTCACCCAAATGTCGGGATCTTGTTCTTAGTAATGGAGCATTGATACCATTGCTAGCTCAGTTCAATGAAAATGCAAAGCTTTCTATGTTGAGGAATGCAACCTGGACTTTGTCAAATTTCTGTAGGGGCAAGCCCCAACCTCATTTTGAGCAG ACTAAACCTGCCCTACCTGCTCTAGCTAGACTTATACATTCAAATGACGAAGAAGTCCTTACCGATGCATGTTGGGCACTATCATATCTTTCAGATGGTACTAATGATAAAATCCAAGCTGTCATTGATGCTGGTGTTTGCCCGCGACTGGTTGAGCTTTTATT GCATCCGTCACCTTCTGTTCTCATTCCTGCCTTGCGAACAGTTGGTAATATTGTTACAGGAGATGATATGCAGACCCAG GTTATCATACAATATCAAGCTCTTCTATGTCTTTTGAACTTGTTAACGAATAACCATAAGAAGAGTATCAAGAAGGAAGCTTGTTGGACCATTTCAAACATCACAGCCGGTAATAAGGAACAGATACAG GCTGTCATCGAGTCCGGTATAACTGCTCCTCTTATCCAATTGCTTGAGAATGCTGAATTTGAAATAAAGAAAGAGGCAGCATGGGCAGTGTCGAATGCTACATCTGGTGGAACAGATGAGCAAATCAA ATTCTTGGTGAGCCAAGGGTGTATAAAGCCATTGTGCGATCTATTAGTTTGTCCTGATGCAAGAATTATCACTGTCTGCTTGGAAGGTCTTGAAAACATTTTAAAGGTTGGTGAAGCTGAGAAGAACTTTGGCATCACTGGTGAAGTGAATATATATGCGCATTTGATTGATGAAGCTGATGGCCTAGATAAGATTGAAAATCTTCAAAGTCATGACAACACTGAAATATATGAGAAATCAGTGAAGATTCTTGAAACATATTggttggatgaagatgaagatgaagatgaagatgatgaGCAGTTAGCAATGGGCGAAGATCCGCAAGGTGGACTGGATTTTGCAGGAAATGCACCTGCTGTACCATCTGGTGGGTTCAGTTTCAGCTGA